The proteins below come from a single Cottoperca gobio chromosome 11, fCotGob3.1, whole genome shotgun sequence genomic window:
- the LOC115015554 gene encoding catenin beta-1-like, with protein sequence MATQSDLMELDMAMGDSKAAVTQWQQQSYLDSGIQSGVTTTAPSLSGKGNPDAEEDDPSLYDWEFNQPFTPEPTDIEGYAMTRAQRVRAAMFPETLEEGIQITPTQLDAAHPTAVQRLAEPSQMLKHAVVNLINYQDDAELATRAIPELTKLLNDEDQVVVNKAAVMVHQLSKKEASRHALMRSPQMVSAVVRAMQNTGDVETARCSAGTLHNLSHHREGLLAIFKSGGIPALVKMLGSPVDSVLFYAITTLHNLLLHQEGAKMAVRLAGGLQKMVALLSNTNVKFLAITTDCLQILAYGNQESKLIILASGGPQALVNIMRTFTYEKLLWTTSRVLKVLSVCSSNKPAIVEAGGMQALGLHLTDPSQRLVQNCLWTLRNLSDAATKQEGMEGLLGTLVQLLGSDDINVVTCAAGILSNLTCNNYSNKLMVCQVGGIEALVRTVLRAGDREDITEPAVCALRHLTSRHQDAEMAQNAVRLHYGLPVVVKLLHPPSHWPLIKATVGLIRNLALCPANHSALREQGAIPRLVQLLVRAHQDTQRRTSMGGNQQQFVEGVRMEEIVEGCTGALHILARDVHNRIVIRGLNTIPLFVQLLYSPVENIQRVAAGVLCELAQDKEAAEAIEAEGATAPLTELLHSRNEGVATYAAAVLFRMSEDKPQDYKKRLSVELTSSLFRTEPMAWNETGDLGLDMGAQGDPLAYRQDDGAYRAYPSAYGQDSLLDPMMEGADYHADTLPDLGHHTDPLPDLGHSQDLMDSNQLAWFDTDL encoded by the exons ATGGCTACCCAGT CTGATTTGATGGAGTTGGACATGGCAATGGGAGACAGCAAGGCTGCAGTGACccagtggcagcagcagtcCTACCTGGATTCAGGCATTCAGTCTGGAGTCACGACCACAGCACCATCTCTGAGTGGCAAGGGAAACCCTGATGCAGAGGAGGATGATCCAAGTCTCTACGACTGGGAGTTCAACCAGCCCTTCACTCCTGAGCCCACAG ACATTGAGGGGTATGCCATGACCCGGGCCCAGCGTGTGCGTGCTGCCATGTTCCCCGAGACCTTGGAGGAAGGCATCCAGATCACACCTACCCAGCTCGATGCTGCCCACCCCACAGCAGTGCAGCGCCTGGCAGAGCCCTCTCAGATGCTGAAGCATGCCGTGGTCAACCTCATTAACTATCAAGATGATGCTGAGCTTGCCACTCGGGCCATCCCTGAGCTTACCAAACTGCTCAATGATGAGGACCAG GTTGTCGTGAATAAAGCAGCTGTAATGGTGCATCAGTTGTCAAAGAAGGAGGCATCACGCCATGCCCTGATGCGCTCCCCACAAATGGTTTCGGCCGTTGTTCGTGCCATGCAGAACACTGGTGATGTGGAGACAGCTCGCTGCTCTGCTGGAACCTTACACAACCTTTCCCACCATCGTGAGGGGCTCCTTGCAATTTTCAAGTCTGGAGGCATTCCTGCCCTTGTCAAGATGCTGGG CTCACCTGTGGACAGTGTTTTGTTCTATGCCATCACCACCCTCCACAACCTGTTGTTGCATCAGGAAGGTGCAAAGATGGCAGTGCGCCTGGCTGGAGGACTGCAGAAGATGGTTGCCCTGTTGTCTAATACCAACGTCAAGTTCCTGGCAATCACTACTGACTGCCTGCAGATCCTTGCATATGGCAACCAGGAAAGCAAG ctgatCATTCTGGCCAGCGGTGGTCCCCAGGCCCTGGTCAACATCATGAGGACCTTCACATATGAGAAACTGCTGTGGACCACAAGCAGAGTGCTCAAGGTGCTCTCTGTTTGTTCAAGCAACAAGCCTGCCATCGTAGAGGCTG gaggcaTGCAGGCCTTGGGGCTTCACCTGACAGACCCTAGCCAGCGTCTGGTCCAGAACTGCCTCTGGACTCTGAGGAATCTTTCAGATGCTGCAACTAAACAG GAGGGAATGGAGGGTCTCCTGGGGACTCTGGTCCAGCTGCTGGGCAGTGATGATATCAATGTAGTGACATGTGCTGCTGGCATCCTCTCCAACCTGACCTGCAACAACTATAGTAACAAACTCATGGTCTGCCAG GTTGGAGGCATTGAGGCTCTGGTGCGAACAGTGCTTAGGGCCGGCGACAGAGAGGACATCACAGAGCCAGCGGTCTGTGCCCTGCGTCACCTGACCTCCCGCCACCAGGATGCTGAGATGGCCCAGAATGCTGTGCGCCTTCATTACGGCCTGCCGGTGGTGGTCAAACTACTGCACCCTCCGTCCCACTGGCCACTAATCAAG GCCACAGTTGGTCTGATCCGCAACCTGGCTCTTTGCCCAGCCAACCACAGTGCTCTGCGTGAGCAGGGAGCCATCCCCCGATTGGTCCAACTGCTCGTCAGGGCTCACCAGGACACCCAGAGGCGCACCAGCATGGGAGGAAACCAGCAGCAGTTTGTG gagggtGTGCGTATGGAGGAAATAGTGGAAGGCTGCACAGGCGCTCTGCACATCCTGGCCCGGGATGTCCACAACAGAATTGTCATCAGAGGGCTCAACACCATTCCACTCTTTGTCCAG TTGCTGTATTCTCCAGTGGAGAATATCCAGCGTGTGGCAGCAGGTGTGCTGTGTGAGCTGGCTCAGGACAAGGAAGCTGCTGAGGCAATTGAAGCTGAAGGAGCCACTGCACCCCTCACTGAGCTGCTGCACTCCCGTAATGAGGGCGTTG CTACCTATGCTGCCGCCGTTCTGTTCCGCATGTCTGAGGACAAGCCCCAGGACTACAAGAAACGTCTGTCAGTGGAGTTGACCAGCTCTTTGTTCAGAACTGAGCCCATGGCCTGGAACGAG ACGGGAGACCTGGGACTGGATATGGGAGCTCAGGGAGACCCTCTGGCTTACAGGCAGGATG ATGGAGCCTACCGAGCCTACCCATCAGCCTACGGCCAGGACTCCCTTTTGGACCCCATGATGGAAGGTGCTGACTACCATGCTGACACTCTGCCCGATCTGGGCCACCACACTGATCCTCTGCCAGACCTTGGCCACTCCCAAGACCTGATGGACAGCAACCAGCTGGCCTGGTTTGACACCGACCTGTAG